A window of Edaphobacter lichenicola contains these coding sequences:
- a CDS encoding type III pantothenate kinase: protein MLLAMDVGNTNTVLGLYRLANETPATGPELVANWRITTPSSKLTSDEFGILLRNLFSLKGLEIGVVDGIAISSVVPPLDSTLRQVCELYFHVRPVFVEPGVKTGIPVLTDNPAELGADRIVNCIAAFERFGGPCIVVDMGTATTFDVLSKKGEFLGGAIAPGLGISADALFSRAARLPRIDIKKPAKVIGTGTVDNIQIGLYYGYIGLVDGILERMIAEMGPETKTVATGGLAKLIAGGSKYIGAVDELLTLTGLRLIYERNLDRHKKRGT, encoded by the coding sequence ATGCTACTGGCAATGGATGTGGGCAACACCAACACGGTCCTCGGACTCTACCGGCTGGCCAACGAAACACCGGCGACGGGGCCGGAGTTGGTGGCGAACTGGCGCATCACAACACCCTCGTCGAAACTGACCAGCGATGAGTTCGGCATTCTCCTGCGCAATCTGTTTAGCCTGAAGGGGCTGGAGATTGGAGTCGTCGACGGCATCGCCATCTCATCGGTAGTACCCCCACTGGACTCGACTCTGCGTCAGGTCTGCGAACTGTACTTTCATGTGAGGCCCGTCTTCGTCGAACCTGGCGTGAAGACCGGCATTCCCGTCTTGACCGATAATCCCGCTGAACTCGGCGCCGACAGAATCGTCAACTGCATCGCAGCCTTCGAGCGCTTTGGGGGACCCTGCATCGTTGTAGATATGGGCACCGCAACAACCTTCGACGTGCTCTCAAAAAAAGGGGAGTTCCTCGGCGGAGCGATCGCCCCGGGACTAGGCATCTCGGCCGATGCCCTGTTCTCGCGCGCGGCCCGGCTGCCGCGAATCGATATCAAAAAACCCGCGAAGGTCATCGGAACCGGAACCGTCGACAACATCCAGATCGGCCTCTACTACGGCTATATCGGGCTCGTCGATGGCATCCTCGAACGCATGATCGCCGAGATGGGACCCGAGACGAAAACCGTCGCCACCGGCGGCCTCGCGAAGCTCATTGCCGGCGGATCGAAGTACATCGGAGCAGTGGATGAATTGCTGACCCTGACCGGACTGCGCCTCATCTACGAGCGCAATCTTGACCGGCACAAAAAGCGCGGGACCTAA
- a CDS encoding DUF2252 family protein, producing the protein MRKKVVEIKPADRQAVLEERRRLKMARSAHAYVRGNTRQFYEWLKADSARKLPQGPPVWICGDCHVGNLGPVANSEGKVEIEIRDLDQTVIGNPAHDLIRLGLSLATAARGSDLPGVTTALMMEQMVQGYRSALIPQRAKKVTKDPKNLRPVETVLHQAVNREWQHLAQERIEDVKPTIPLGERFWTLSDEEKEEITKLFKNEAARKLITSLKHRDNDARVRVLDAAYWMKGCSSLGRLRYAVLLGVGPKKDKEYCLVDIKEAVRAAAPAAKNADMPKDFAQRVVTGACNLSPYLGERMLAAKFLSRPVVLRELMPQDLKLEIDRLTREEAVNAASYLACIVGKAHARQMDAATRKHWAAELAKNQSKTLNAPGWMWTSIVELIASHETAYLEHCRLYATA; encoded by the coding sequence ATGCGGAAAAAAGTAGTTGAGATCAAACCTGCCGATCGCCAAGCTGTACTCGAAGAACGCCGTCGCCTGAAGATGGCACGCTCCGCCCACGCCTATGTTCGCGGAAACACCCGCCAATTCTACGAGTGGCTCAAAGCCGACTCCGCTCGCAAGCTCCCCCAGGGCCCTCCCGTTTGGATCTGCGGCGACTGCCACGTTGGCAACCTCGGCCCCGTCGCCAACTCCGAAGGCAAAGTCGAGATCGAGATCCGTGACCTCGACCAGACCGTCATCGGCAACCCCGCACACGACCTCATCCGGCTCGGCCTCTCGCTCGCCACCGCCGCCCGCGGCTCCGACCTGCCCGGCGTCACAACCGCCCTCATGATGGAGCAGATGGTCCAGGGATACCGCAGCGCCCTGATCCCTCAACGCGCTAAGAAGGTGACGAAAGACCCAAAGAACCTGCGCCCCGTCGAGACTGTGCTCCATCAAGCGGTGAACCGCGAGTGGCAGCATCTGGCGCAGGAGCGCATCGAAGACGTCAAGCCGACCATCCCGCTGGGCGAGCGCTTCTGGACGCTCTCCGACGAAGAGAAGGAAGAGATCACAAAACTCTTCAAGAACGAAGCCGCGCGCAAGCTCATCACCTCGCTCAAGCATCGCGACAACGACGCCAGGGTCCGCGTGCTCGACGCAGCTTATTGGATGAAGGGCTGCAGCTCCCTGGGACGCCTCCGCTACGCCGTCCTGCTCGGCGTAGGCCCAAAGAAAGACAAGGAGTACTGCCTCGTCGATATCAAGGAAGCCGTGCGAGCCGCCGCACCCGCCGCAAAGAACGCCGACATGCCCAAAGACTTCGCCCAGCGAGTCGTCACCGGCGCCTGCAACCTCTCGCCCTATCTAGGCGAGCGAATGCTGGCCGCAAAGTTCCTCTCCCGCCCCGTCGTCCTGCGCGAGCTCATGCCCCAGGACCTCAAGCTCGAGATCGACCGTCTCACCCGCGAGGAGGCCGTCAACGCCGCAAGCTACCTCGCCTGCATCGTCGGCAAAGCCCACGCCCGCCAGATGGACGCCGCCACCCGCAAGCACTGGGCCGCCGAGCTAGCCAAAAACCAGTCAAAGACCCTCAACGCCCCAGGCTGGATGTGGACCAGCATCGTGGAGCTAATCGCCAGCCACGAAACCGCCTACCTCGAGCACTGCCGCCTCTACGCAACGGCGTAA
- a CDS encoding ComEC/Rec2 family competence protein: MRGRVVRVRELAPLRENSDQDKEAGWWPEKEADEEAAAVGALSVDIQVDAVEEVTPDVAWMAPVKGGVRMNIVPDKLAKSAPAADLSASVSQALPTLKCGDLIQAPMRLKVAEYYRDPGAWQYADYLLAQGIGAHASVRTSKISVLDEATSTLATQSDRTAQWQCKIFAAQSWASGRVLGYVHSRANRGLPEILRLSPDDAGMLNAMLFGDRAGLNKTQRVGFERTGSFHLFVVSGMHVGLLAGLVFWLARRLKLHDWLATSLTIALTFGYALLTGFGAPVQRALFMTTVFLMARLLSRDRNVLNALGAAALAVLVLSPSALFEASFQMTFLAIVAIGGIAIPLGERSFLPYANAAENLWDKWIDTSLPPRVAQFRLMLRMGSEAIANMLGHWSRELLPAMIRCSLWALELSLIGVVAEMVMVLPMAVYFHRATMFAVPTNMLSVPLVAILAPTAVVTFCASLISPWLALLPGAMTALLLHGVKGVIGHVSAVHAADLRVPAPAWWVAILAVVAWAFCCWAVRRSRNWAWAAVVALPLVALIVLWPEHSIVTPGMMEVTAIDVGQGDSIFIVSPDGATMLIDAGGPVGGVTEAAEATSRFDVGEEVVSPYLWSRKFRRLDVLALSHAHSDHMGGMPAVLRNFRPRELWVSIDPNSDAYRSLLDEAKDLGVTVRHFYAGTQVAWGKTQITMLAPEAGYVNPREPINNDSLVMRMQYGDASVLLEGDAEAPSEREMLSHGRVAPVTLLKIGHHGSRTSTTQEFFNAAAPKDAVVSVGKGNTFGHPRYEVIERIANARTKLYRTDEFGLTTFLLGRDGKIRELVDASNP, from the coding sequence GTGAGAGGACGCGTCGTACGGGTTCGCGAGTTAGCCCCTCTTCGGGAAAACTCAGATCAGGATAAGGAAGCAGGTTGGTGGCCGGAGAAAGAGGCTGACGAGGAGGCTGCTGCTGTCGGCGCGCTCTCTGTCGATATTCAAGTCGATGCAGTGGAGGAAGTAACGCCGGACGTTGCGTGGATGGCTCCTGTGAAGGGTGGCGTGCGCATGAATATTGTTCCGGACAAGCTCGCGAAAAGCGCCCCTGCGGCAGATCTCTCCGCATCTGTCAGTCAAGCCCTTCCAACGTTAAAGTGTGGCGACCTCATACAAGCTCCCATGCGACTGAAGGTGGCCGAGTACTATCGTGACCCCGGCGCGTGGCAGTACGCCGACTATCTCCTCGCACAGGGGATCGGCGCTCATGCCAGCGTGCGTACTTCAAAAATCTCCGTACTCGACGAAGCCACATCGACCCTTGCGACGCAGTCCGATCGCACAGCACAGTGGCAGTGCAAGATCTTCGCAGCACAAAGCTGGGCTTCAGGTCGCGTGCTTGGCTACGTCCACTCGCGGGCGAATCGAGGACTTCCGGAGATTCTGCGGCTCAGCCCAGACGACGCCGGGATGCTCAACGCGATGCTGTTTGGCGACCGCGCCGGCCTGAACAAAACGCAGCGTGTAGGCTTCGAGCGCACTGGATCATTTCATCTCTTTGTGGTCTCGGGAATGCACGTTGGCCTGCTGGCTGGCCTTGTCTTCTGGCTGGCTCGCCGACTCAAACTGCACGATTGGCTCGCAACGTCGCTTACCATCGCCTTGACCTTTGGCTACGCCCTGCTGACCGGCTTTGGCGCTCCTGTGCAACGAGCACTCTTCATGACAACGGTCTTTCTCATGGCGCGTCTTTTGAGTCGGGATCGCAACGTACTGAACGCTCTGGGAGCTGCTGCACTGGCTGTACTCGTGCTGTCTCCGAGCGCGTTGTTCGAAGCCAGCTTCCAGATGACGTTTCTCGCGATCGTCGCGATCGGCGGCATCGCGATTCCGTTGGGAGAGCGCAGCTTTCTGCCGTATGCCAACGCCGCGGAGAACCTATGGGACAAGTGGATCGACACGAGCCTGCCCCCTCGAGTGGCGCAGTTTCGGCTGATGCTGCGGATGGGTAGCGAGGCGATTGCCAACATGCTCGGCCACTGGTCCAGAGAGTTACTGCCAGCAATGATTCGTTGCAGTCTCTGGGCGTTGGAGTTGTCGTTGATAGGCGTAGTGGCCGAGATGGTGATGGTCTTGCCGATGGCAGTCTACTTCCATCGCGCAACGATGTTCGCCGTCCCCACCAATATGTTGAGCGTGCCGCTAGTCGCCATTCTCGCTCCCACCGCGGTCGTTACATTTTGCGCCTCCCTCATCAGCCCCTGGTTAGCGCTGTTGCCGGGCGCCATGACGGCTCTGTTGCTCCACGGAGTCAAGGGAGTGATAGGCCACGTCAGCGCAGTTCATGCAGCCGATCTACGCGTACCCGCTCCAGCGTGGTGGGTCGCTATCCTCGCAGTCGTCGCATGGGCCTTCTGCTGCTGGGCCGTACGACGATCCCGCAACTGGGCCTGGGCTGCGGTCGTCGCGCTCCCGCTGGTCGCCTTGATCGTGCTGTGGCCGGAGCACTCGATTGTCACACCCGGCATGATGGAGGTAACAGCGATCGACGTTGGACAGGGCGACTCCATCTTCATCGTCAGTCCGGACGGAGCAACGATGCTGATCGATGCCGGCGGCCCAGTCGGCGGAGTCACCGAAGCCGCAGAAGCTACAAGCCGCTTCGACGTTGGCGAAGAGGTCGTCTCGCCGTATCTCTGGTCACGCAAATTCCGTCGGCTCGATGTGCTTGCCTTGAGCCACGCCCACAGCGACCACATGGGCGGTATGCCCGCGGTTCTTCGCAACTTTCGCCCCCGCGAGCTGTGGGTCAGCATCGATCCGAACTCGGATGCCTACCGTTCGCTGCTGGACGAGGCGAAAGATCTTGGAGTCACCGTACGCCATTTTTATGCAGGCACCCAGGTTGCGTGGGGAAAAACCCAGATAACGATGCTTGCGCCAGAGGCCGGTTACGTCAACCCTCGAGAGCCCATCAACAACGATTCGCTCGTGATGCGGATGCAATACGGCGACGCGTCCGTGTTGTTGGAAGGCGATGCTGAAGCCCCCAGCGAGCGAGAGATGCTCTCGCATGGAAGAGTCGCACCCGTCACCCTCCTGAAGATCGGCCACCACGGCAGCCGCACCTCGACCACCCAGGAGTTCTTCAATGCGGCCGCCCCAAAAGACGCGGTTGTGTCGGTCGGCAAGGG
- the rlmD gene encoding 23S rRNA (uracil(1939)-C(5))-methyltransferase RlmD, with translation MKLQIEKAIYGGAGLAHRTDGESVFVPFVLPGELAEVQIQQHKKNFEEASLLQVLKDSEDRVQPACPHFGECGGCHYQHAQYPAQVKMKASILQEALERAGLSALPEIQSHTAAAWAYRNRMRLRIEEVDSILRAGYNRRGTNEFLAIQECPITVPLLWRAAQSLLQVATENTAVKRWLGNAVEAEFFTTADEKRLQMTVFVRKDQPGLASLCDHMKQFVPELVGAGTSLLKLAGPQRQVQKPRPLESWGAQGLSYPAGNEDYWVSRGAFFQVNRFLIEELVRIVATNRIGQLAWDLYAGVGLFSRALAKTFQQVVAVEAAATDLISSFKGTGRRAVEATTVEFLRQAVVQRERPQLIVVDPPRVGVGAEVCSLLARVSAPELVYVSCDPVTLARDLKMLLDAGYKLEELHLVDLFPQTFHLETIVVLRR, from the coding sequence ATGAAGTTACAAATCGAAAAAGCGATCTATGGCGGAGCCGGCCTTGCTCATCGAACAGACGGCGAGTCTGTCTTTGTACCCTTCGTGCTACCAGGCGAATTGGCCGAGGTCCAGATTCAGCAGCACAAAAAGAACTTTGAGGAAGCCTCTCTTCTGCAGGTGCTGAAGGATTCGGAAGACCGTGTCCAGCCAGCGTGTCCACACTTCGGAGAGTGCGGTGGATGTCACTACCAGCACGCACAATATCCCGCGCAGGTGAAGATGAAAGCATCCATCCTGCAGGAGGCGCTCGAACGTGCCGGGTTGAGCGCGCTGCCTGAGATTCAGAGTCATACCGCGGCTGCCTGGGCTTACAGAAATCGTATGCGCCTGCGGATCGAAGAGGTGGATTCCATCCTGAGAGCTGGCTACAACCGGCGCGGCACCAATGAGTTTCTCGCGATTCAGGAGTGTCCCATCACCGTGCCGTTGCTGTGGCGCGCGGCTCAAAGCCTTTTGCAAGTAGCGACTGAGAACACAGCTGTAAAGCGGTGGCTAGGCAACGCTGTCGAAGCGGAGTTTTTTACAACAGCCGACGAAAAGAGGCTGCAGATGACCGTCTTCGTCCGGAAGGATCAACCTGGGTTGGCCTCATTGTGCGATCACATGAAACAGTTCGTGCCAGAGCTCGTGGGAGCTGGCACCTCTCTCCTCAAACTCGCAGGACCACAGCGACAAGTACAGAAGCCGCGCCCTTTGGAAAGTTGGGGAGCACAAGGCTTGAGTTATCCGGCAGGAAACGAAGACTACTGGGTGAGCCGCGGCGCCTTTTTTCAGGTCAACCGTTTTCTCATCGAGGAACTTGTCCGGATCGTCGCAACAAATCGCATCGGACAACTAGCGTGGGATCTATATGCCGGCGTGGGATTATTTTCTCGAGCGTTAGCGAAAACATTCCAGCAAGTAGTGGCAGTCGAGGCTGCCGCCACAGATCTGATTAGCTCCTTCAAAGGAACCGGAAGACGCGCCGTCGAAGCCACCACCGTTGAATTCCTCCGTCAGGCAGTGGTACAACGAGAACGCCCTCAGTTGATCGTCGTCGACCCTCCGCGGGTCGGTGTTGGAGCAGAGGTTTGCTCGCTCCTCGCGCGTGTTTCGGCCCCCGAGCTTGTCTACGTCTCCTGCGATCCCGTGACTCTGGCTCGAGACCTGAAGATGCTGTTAGACGCTGGCTACAAGCTCGAAGAACTGCACCTGGTGGACCTGTTTCCTCAGACGTTTCACCTCGAGACGATCGTGGTTTTGCGCAGATAA
- the nadC gene encoding carboxylating nicotinate-nucleotide diphosphorylase, with translation MDWKSKRIRTILEAALAEDKVANDVTTALTIPPNLRASGTIIAKQACVVSGLGCIPVFLDIFAKMSPAPVGRFEVISHPEIFDGVSVKKGQTLAVIRHNAAAILSCERVILNLMQRMSGIATLTNEFVRSVAGTKTKVLDTRKTIPGLRILDKYAVCCGGGVNHRLDLQDGILIKNNHISLGGGLPTVLERALEGRKTGQVVQVEVRSQTELDQAIAGGAESILLDNMTPSQVKKAIKQIRATLPSVPIEASGNMNLKTVRAYALAGVDFVSVGALTHSAAAVDLSMRITADIY, from the coding sequence ATGGACTGGAAGAGCAAACGGATTCGCACCATCCTTGAAGCTGCCCTGGCTGAAGACAAAGTCGCCAACGACGTCACCACCGCTCTCACCATCCCCCCCAATCTCCGCGCCTCCGGAACCATCATCGCCAAGCAGGCCTGCGTCGTCTCAGGACTAGGCTGCATCCCCGTATTTCTCGATATCTTCGCAAAGATGTCCCCCGCCCCCGTAGGCCGCTTCGAGGTCATCAGCCACCCCGAAATCTTCGACGGCGTCAGCGTGAAGAAGGGCCAAACCCTCGCCGTTATTCGTCATAACGCTGCCGCCATCCTCTCCTGCGAGCGCGTCATCCTCAACCTCATGCAGCGCATGAGCGGCATCGCCACACTCACCAACGAGTTCGTACGGTCAGTCGCCGGCACCAAAACAAAAGTCCTCGACACGCGCAAAACTATACCGGGCCTGCGCATTCTCGATAAGTACGCAGTCTGCTGCGGCGGCGGCGTCAATCACCGCCTCGACCTCCAGGACGGAATCCTCATCAAGAACAATCACATCTCACTCGGCGGCGGCCTCCCAACAGTGCTCGAGCGCGCCCTCGAAGGCCGCAAGACCGGCCAGGTCGTACAGGTCGAAGTCCGCAGCCAAACCGAACTGGACCAAGCCATAGCTGGCGGTGCAGAGTCCATCCTGCTCGACAACATGACACCCTCGCAGGTAAAGAAAGCGATCAAGCAGATTCGCGCCACCCTGCCCAGCGTCCCCATTGAGGCCTCCGGCAACATGAACCTGAAGACAGTGCGCGCCTACGCCTTGGCAGGAGTCGACTTCGTCTCGGTCGGCGCACTCACACACTCAGCCGCCGCAGTCGACCTGAGCATGCGCATCACAGCCGACATCTACTGA
- a CDS encoding biotin--[acetyl-CoA-carboxylase] ligase codes for MADSFDLPTVVAALARTAFAGHLQHLPTVGSTNLLALEAAQAGASHGSVWVADEQTAGRGRGGHVWHSISGDGLYLSVLLRPQIALVDALWLSLATGLAAQAAIAAVTDLRPDIRWPNDLLLHEKKCGGILVETSSIPSQSDTPTMLRYAVIGIGINVNHANFPAEIEPFATSLRRESGSPYPRERVLIELLRALDEEIHLLEDELRGTSTRPKLLERFEAASSWVRGKRVRVDEDGGYTGVTTGLAPRGFLRIAGDDGALHTVLSGGVRPF; via the coding sequence GTGGCTGATTCGTTCGATCTACCCACTGTCGTAGCTGCGCTCGCCCGCACCGCCTTCGCAGGCCATTTACAGCATCTCCCAACGGTCGGATCTACCAACCTGCTGGCGTTAGAAGCCGCCCAAGCAGGCGCATCGCATGGCAGCGTGTGGGTCGCCGATGAGCAAACCGCTGGGCGAGGCCGTGGCGGCCACGTCTGGCACTCCATATCCGGCGACGGGCTCTACCTCAGCGTGCTCCTGCGCCCGCAAATAGCCTTAGTCGACGCACTCTGGCTATCCCTCGCAACCGGCCTTGCTGCGCAAGCAGCCATCGCCGCCGTAACGGACCTTAGACCCGATATCCGTTGGCCCAACGATCTTCTTCTCCATGAAAAGAAATGCGGCGGCATCCTGGTCGAAACCTCCTCGATCCCCTCGCAGTCGGACACGCCGACGATGCTTCGGTACGCCGTCATCGGGATCGGCATCAACGTAAACCACGCCAACTTCCCTGCCGAAATTGAACCCTTCGCTACCTCGCTGCGCCGCGAAAGCGGAAGCCCATATCCACGCGAGCGCGTACTGATCGAACTCCTGCGCGCTCTCGATGAAGAGATTCACCTTCTCGAAGACGAGCTACGTGGAACATCCACTCGCCCCAAGCTACTAGAGAGATTCGAGGCCGCCTCAAGCTGGGTGCGCGGCAAACGCGTTCGAGTCGACGAGGACGGCGGATATACTGGCGTGACGACGGGGCTTGCTCCCCGTGGCTTTTTGCGTATCGCAGGAGACGATGGAGCGCTGCATACCGTCCTCTCCGGCGGAGTTCGTCCGTTCTAA